A stretch of the Chitinophaga sp. Cy-1792 genome encodes the following:
- the hemL gene encoding glutamate-1-semialdehyde 2,1-aminomutase, protein MYNKSENLFEQAKKVIPGGVNSPVRAFKSVGGTPIFMERAQGAYMYDADGNKYIDYINSWGPMILGHAYEPVVKAIQEAATRSTSFGAPTALETQIAELIVGMVPNIDMIRMVNSGTEACMTAIRLARGYTGKNKFIKFVGCYHGHADAFLVSAGSGVATLGIQSIPGVTTTVAQDTLTAPYNNLPAVQQLIAENPDEIAAIIVEPVAGNMGCILPQPGFLEGLRQLCDANNILLIFDEVMTGFRLARGGAQELLGIRADLVTFGKIIGGGMPVGAVAGPKAIMENLAPAGKVYQAGTLSGNPIAMIAGYTLLKTLNDNPVIYTQLQEKADYLVKGLREAFGGAGVVHHINTMGSMLSAHFTEYPIIDFESASAANNELFKRFFHAMLERGVYLPPSAFESWFMSNALTTEDLDATIDAAKSAMQAIK, encoded by the coding sequence ATGTACAATAAAAGTGAAAATCTGTTTGAACAGGCGAAGAAAGTCATCCCTGGTGGCGTGAACTCTCCTGTACGGGCTTTCAAAAGCGTAGGTGGTACGCCGATCTTTATGGAACGCGCACAGGGCGCCTATATGTACGATGCAGACGGTAATAAATATATCGACTATATCAACTCATGGGGCCCGATGATCCTTGGTCATGCATACGAACCTGTTGTAAAAGCTATTCAGGAAGCCGCCACCCGCTCTACCAGCTTTGGCGCGCCTACAGCACTGGAAACCCAGATCGCTGAACTGATAGTTGGTATGGTTCCTAACATTGACATGATCCGTATGGTGAATTCCGGTACAGAAGCATGTATGACGGCTATACGTCTGGCAAGAGGCTATACCGGTAAAAATAAATTTATCAAATTCGTAGGTTGCTACCATGGTCATGCAGATGCATTCCTGGTAAGCGCAGGTAGCGGTGTAGCCACGTTAGGCATCCAGTCTATTCCTGGTGTAACCACCACGGTAGCACAGGATACCCTCACAGCGCCTTACAACAACCTGCCTGCTGTTCAGCAGCTGATTGCCGAAAATCCAGATGAAATCGCCGCAATCATTGTAGAACCAGTTGCCGGCAACATGGGCTGTATTCTGCCTCAGCCAGGCTTCCTGGAAGGCTTACGTCAGCTCTGCGATGCAAATAATATTCTCCTGATATTTGATGAGGTAATGACAGGCTTCCGCCTGGCTCGCGGTGGTGCACAGGAATTACTGGGCATCCGTGCAGATCTCGTTACCTTCGGTAAAATCATCGGTGGCGGTATGCCGGTAGGTGCTGTTGCAGGCCCGAAAGCAATCATGGAAAACCTGGCCCCTGCCGGAAAGGTTTACCAGGCCGGTACTTTGAGCGGCAACCCGATCGCCATGATCGCTGGTTATACCCTCCTCAAAACACTGAACGATAATCCGGTCATCTATACACAACTGCAGGAAAAAGCTGACTACCTCGTGAAAGGTCTTCGTGAAGCCTTTGGCGGTGCAGGTGTAGTTCACCATATCAACACCATGGGTTCTATGCTTAGCGCACACTTCACTGAATATCCCATCATCGATTTCGAATCTGCTTCCGCAGCCAACAACGAATTATTCAAAAGATTCTTCCATGCCATGCTGGAACGCGGCGTTTACCTGCCTCCTTCTGCGTTTGAGAGCTGGTTTATGTCTAACGCATTAACCACCGAAGATCTCGACGCTACCATCGATGCAGCAAAATCCGCGATGCAGGCAATCAAATAG
- the hemB gene encoding porphobilinogen synthase: MIRRNRILRTSPAIRAMVAETILTPSDFIAPLFVTEGENVKEEISSMPGYFRYSTDLTVREAKELWSMGIKSVLLFVKAPDNVKDNKGTEAVNPNGLMQRAIRAIKNAIPEMVVMTDVALDPYSSYGHDGIVEGTEIVNDATVEVLARMSLSHAQAGADFVAPSDMMDGRILAIRNILEANGFDKTGIMAYSAKYASCFYGPFRDALDSAPGFGDKKTYQMDYANSREAIRETLMDIEEGADIVMVKPAMAYMDIIRIIKDRTTVPVSAYHVSGEYAMIKAAAERGWLNEEKAIIESLTSLKRAGADLIATYFAKDAVKLLQH; this comes from the coding sequence ATGATCCGTAGAAACAGAATTTTGAGAACATCTCCTGCCATCCGTGCAATGGTGGCGGAAACAATTTTAACACCGAGCGACTTTATCGCGCCGTTATTTGTTACCGAAGGAGAGAATGTGAAGGAAGAGATTAGCTCTATGCCAGGTTATTTCCGCTATTCCACCGACTTAACGGTACGCGAAGCGAAAGAACTCTGGAGCATGGGCATCAAGAGTGTATTGCTGTTTGTAAAAGCACCGGACAACGTTAAAGATAACAAGGGTACTGAAGCTGTAAACCCGAATGGTTTGATGCAACGTGCCATCCGCGCCATCAAAAATGCGATACCTGAAATGGTTGTCATGACAGATGTTGCGCTGGACCCATATTCTTCCTACGGCCATGATGGTATCGTAGAAGGTACAGAAATAGTTAATGATGCTACCGTTGAGGTGCTGGCCCGCATGAGTCTCAGCCACGCTCAGGCCGGCGCCGACTTCGTAGCACCAAGTGATATGATGGACGGCCGCATCCTCGCGATACGTAATATCCTCGAAGCAAACGGTTTCGACAAAACAGGTATCATGGCGTATAGCGCCAAATATGCATCCTGCTTCTATGGTCCTTTCCGTGATGCCCTGGATTCAGCTCCTGGCTTTGGTGATAAAAAAACCTACCAGATGGATTACGCCAACTCCCGTGAAGCTATCAGGGAAACATTAATGGACATCGAGGAAGGCGCAGATATTGTAATGGTTAAACCTGCCATGGCTTACATGGATATCATCCGTATCATTAAAGACCGTACTACCGTTCCGGTTAGTGCTTATCATGTGAGCGGTGAATATGCCATGATCAAGGCTGCAGCTGAAAGAGGATGGCTCAATGAAGAAAAAGCCATCATTGAAAGCTTAACCAGTCTGAAACGTGCAGGTGCCGATCTGATCGCTACCTACTTTGCAAAAGATGCAGTTAAACTACTGCAACATTAA
- the hemF gene encoding oxygen-dependent coproporphyrinogen oxidase, with protein sequence MSIKDNFIAFIHQLQDDICLAFETIDGKAKFREDHWERPGGGGGKSRVIADGNVFEKGGVSTSIVHGVLPEAMAQQFGVTNSNFMACGISLVIHPINPFVPTVHANFRYFELYDQDGNLKDSWFGGGADLTPYYLEEQDGTHFHKTFKEACDPFGAELYPKYKKHCDEYFINKHRENEARGIGGIFYDYLRPDAEKSAEDLFRFSKANGEAFLKAYLPIVEKTKDIPYTEAHRSWQAYRRGRYVEFNLIHDRGTLFGLKTNGRTESILMSLPPVARWEYDFHPEPGSPEAALVEYLKPRDWIK encoded by the coding sequence ATGAGCATCAAAGATAATTTCATAGCGTTTATACATCAGCTGCAGGACGATATCTGCCTGGCCTTCGAAACGATCGATGGCAAAGCGAAATTCCGCGAAGACCACTGGGAACGCCCTGGTGGTGGCGGTGGTAAGTCGCGCGTAATCGCTGATGGAAACGTATTTGAAAAAGGTGGCGTCAGCACTTCTATCGTGCATGGCGTATTACCGGAAGCCATGGCCCAGCAGTTTGGTGTTACCAACAGCAACTTCATGGCCTGCGGTATCTCGCTTGTCATCCACCCAATCAATCCTTTTGTACCTACCGTACATGCCAACTTCCGTTATTTCGAACTGTATGATCAGGACGGAAACCTGAAAGACAGCTGGTTTGGCGGTGGTGCAGACCTCACTCCCTACTATCTCGAAGAGCAGGACGGTACTCATTTCCACAAAACTTTCAAAGAGGCCTGTGATCCTTTCGGCGCAGAACTCTACCCGAAATATAAAAAGCATTGCGATGAATATTTCATCAATAAACATCGCGAAAATGAAGCACGTGGTATAGGTGGTATCTTCTACGATTACCTGCGTCCAGATGCAGAAAAATCAGCAGAAGACCTGTTCCGCTTCAGTAAAGCAAATGGTGAGGCATTCCTGAAAGCTTATCTGCCAATTGTAGAGAAAACAAAAGATATTCCTTACACAGAAGCGCATAGAAGCTGGCAGGCGTATAGACGTGGACGTTATGTTGAGTTCAACCTCATTCATGACCGCGGTACACTGTTCGGACTGAAAACGAACGGCCGTACAGAATCTATACTCATGAGCCTTCCGCCGGTAGCCCGCTGGGAATATGATTTCCACCCGGAACCCGGAAGCCCGGAAGCCGCACTGGTAGAATATCTTAAACCAAGAGACTGGATTAAATAA
- the hemE gene encoding uroporphyrinogen decarboxylase: MSALKNDLLLKALKGETVSRTPVWMMRQAGRYLPDYIKLRDKYSFFERCENPELATEITVMPVDQVGVDAAIIFSDILVVPQAMGMEVQLVEKVGPLLPQPIKTAADLSRLCVPDVNERLHYVMDALKLTKQTLAGRVPLIGFAGAPWTLLCYMVQGKGSKTFDEAKAFCYQQPAVAHQLLQMITDTSIAYLKAQVAAGADLVQVFDSWGGLLSPADFEVFSLQYIRQIVAALKDVCPTIVFAKGAWFALEDMAATGAHGLGIDWAIKPEMARQFAGSNITLQGNFDPAKLLAPIPEIEKAVKEMLKGFGRQRYIANLGHGILPNVPVDHAKAFVETVKAHG, from the coding sequence ATGAGCGCATTGAAGAATGACTTACTGCTGAAAGCCCTGAAAGGTGAAACCGTTTCCCGCACACCCGTTTGGATGATGCGTCAGGCTGGACGTTACCTCCCGGACTATATCAAACTGCGTGATAAATATTCCTTTTTCGAACGCTGCGAAAATCCGGAACTGGCAACTGAAATCACCGTGATGCCTGTAGACCAGGTAGGCGTTGATGCAGCAATCATCTTCTCTGATATCCTCGTAGTTCCACAAGCCATGGGTATGGAAGTGCAGCTGGTAGAAAAAGTTGGTCCGCTGTTACCTCAGCCGATCAAAACTGCTGCTGATCTCTCCCGCCTCTGCGTACCAGATGTAAACGAAAGATTACACTACGTAATGGATGCGCTCAAACTGACCAAACAAACCCTCGCCGGCCGCGTTCCGTTAATCGGTTTTGCAGGTGCCCCATGGACACTCCTTTGCTACATGGTGCAGGGTAAAGGTTCCAAAACCTTTGATGAGGCAAAAGCTTTCTGCTACCAGCAACCAGCTGTTGCTCATCAGTTATTGCAGATGATCACCGATACTTCCATCGCCTACCTGAAAGCACAGGTTGCTGCAGGTGCCGACCTGGTACAGGTGTTCGACTCATGGGGCGGATTACTCAGCCCTGCTGATTTTGAAGTATTCTCTTTACAATATATCCGTCAGATAGTAGCAGCATTGAAAGATGTTTGTCCTACCATCGTATTTGCCAAAGGTGCATGGTTTGCACTGGAAGACATGGCTGCAACCGGCGCCCATGGCCTCGGTATCGACTGGGCTATCAAACCTGAAATGGCACGCCAGTTTGCAGGCAGCAACATAACCCTTCAGGGTAACTTCGATCCGGCTAAACTGCTGGCACCGATCCCTGAAATTGAAAAAGCGGTAAAAGAAATGCTGAAAGGCTTTGGCAGACAGCGTTACATCGCTAACCTCGGTCACGGTATCTTACCGAATGTACCGGTAGATCATGCGAAAGCATTTGTTGAAACTGTTAAAGCACACGGCTAG
- a CDS encoding uroporphyrinogen-III synthase: MSNDHYRILCTRPITASLIETAASHGIDIQVKEFIQIVPVYLPELSGTANIRKVFDNNIPMVFTSQHAVNILKELLGTENISNDICCISGTTKQTAALQFPASAIIAQAPYGADLAKEIIQLGSIHAVNFFCGNIHRKELPTALANAGIQVNEFVIYENNPLPEKIDGHYDGIFFFSPSAVNSYFSANRIAPDTVCFAIGTTTATALEQVTNNKIIISTDVDANSMVQATISYFNNNNC; the protein is encoded by the coding sequence ATGTCAAATGATCATTACCGCATATTATGTACCAGACCAATCACTGCCAGTCTCATAGAGACAGCAGCCAGTCATGGTATTGATATACAGGTAAAAGAGTTCATACAGATCGTTCCCGTGTATCTGCCCGAACTGAGCGGCACTGCCAATATCCGCAAGGTATTCGACAATAATATTCCGATGGTATTTACCAGCCAGCATGCAGTGAATATCCTGAAGGAATTATTAGGTACAGAAAATATCAGCAATGATATCTGCTGTATTTCCGGAACAACAAAACAAACGGCAGCATTACAGTTTCCGGCATCTGCCATCATTGCCCAGGCACCTTATGGCGCCGACCTGGCAAAAGAAATAATACAACTGGGAAGTATACACGCTGTCAACTTCTTTTGTGGAAATATCCACCGTAAAGAATTACCTACAGCACTTGCCAACGCTGGCATTCAGGTGAATGAATTCGTGATCTATGAAAATAACCCGCTACCTGAAAAAATAGACGGCCACTACGATGGCATCTTCTTTTTCAGTCCCAGCGCGGTTAACAGTTACTTCTCCGCTAACAGAATTGCCCCTGATACCGTATGCTTCGCCATCGGTACCACCACCGCAACTGCGCTGGAACAGGTTACAAACAATAAAATTATTATCAGTACCGATGTTGATGCAAACAGCATGGTACAAGCTACAATATCATATTTTAACAACAATAATTGCTAA